One genomic region from Portunus trituberculatus isolate SZX2019 chromosome 3, ASM1759143v1, whole genome shotgun sequence encodes:
- the LOC123508121 gene encoding uncharacterized protein LOC123508121 produces MLPTCCTICTVQRSSEQAFLAFLHPVVSQVDRVNKMFEGEDCNVSKLLAELMSLYQSILTRLMMPRTFSSWEAVINFDVDNDRNARAQSATWQPCKTCRRQQDG; encoded by the exons ATGCTGCCGACATGTTGTACTATATGTACTGTACAAAGATCCAGCGAACAAGCGTTCTTGGCTTTCCTGCACCCTGTTGTGTCTCAAGTGGACAGAGTGAACAAGATGTTCGAGGGAGAAGACTGCAACGTTAGCAAACTGCTAGCAGAGCTGATGTCTCTTTACCAGTCCATCCTCACGCGACTCATGATGCCAAGGACCTTCTCTTCATGGGAAGCTGTGATAAATTTTGAT gTGGACAATGATCGCAACGCGAGAGCACAGTCTGCGACCTGGCAACCCTGCAAGACCTGCCGCCGCCAGCAGGATGGGTAG